One genomic region from Fusarium keratoplasticum isolate Fu6.1 chromosome 14, whole genome shotgun sequence encodes:
- a CDS encoding Methylmalonate-semialdehyde dehydrogenase, protein MAAPLRRLRLRPIQAALRPALQTLPRSTRMSHQAIIRLYSVVAQLGGKSPVIDSNAGYRTSHEPISNPPDTPNFLDNVFVPSTASGWISLKDPATNQPSIPIATITGNTVVLKPSEKTPRASIIIAELCRKAGFPDGVINIIHGSKRAVNFIINNPVIKAISFVGSNKAREYIYEQGSALGKRVQANLSAKNHALIMPDANKNLTLNSIAGAAFGAAGQRCMALSALVTLGETKDWLNGLVDRAKNLQVNGGFEPGADLGPLITPESQKRVEDLIASAEAEGAIILLDGRGWKHAKYPNGNFVGPTIITNVKPHMKCYTEEIFGPVLVCLSVNSLDEAIKLINNNPYGNGAAVFTRSGAVAAKFQKELEAGQLGINVPIPVPLPIFSFTGNKKSSAGTGSLNFYGKDGLRFYTQ, encoded by the exons ATGGCTGCACCTTTAAGACGATTGCGACTTCGGCCCATCCAAGCTGCACTCCGACCTGCGCTGCAAACACTGCCCCGATCAACAAGGATGTCACATCAAGCTATCATCAGACTCTACTCCGTTGTAGCTCAACTCGGAGGGAAGTCGCCAGTCATCGACTCCAACGCTGGATACCGCACAAGCCACGAGCCAATCTCAAACCCTCCGGACACCCCCAACTTCTTGGACAATGTCTTCGTTCCTTCTACCGCGTCTGGCTGGATCAGCCTGAAGGATCCAGCGACGAACCAACCG TCTATCCCTATCGCGACCATCACCGGCAACACAGTTGTTCTTAAGCCCTCGGAGAAGACACCTCGAGCTTCTATAATCATCGCTGAGCTCTGCAGAAAGGCCGGCTTTCCTGACGGAGTGATTAATATTATCCATGGTAGTAAGCGAGCAGTCAACTTCATCATTAATAACCCTGTCATTAAGGCTATCTCCTTTGTCGGCTCGAATAAGGCTAGAGAATACATCTATGAGCAGGGCTCAGCTCTCGGCAAAAGGGTTCAGGCCAACCTTAGCGCAAAGAACCACGCACTAATTATGCCTGACGCGAATAAGAACCTGACATTGAATAGCATTGCTGGTGCTGCTTTCGGTGCTGCTGGCCAGCGATGCATGGCGTTGAGTGCGCTGGTCACACTCGGCGAGACAAAGGATTGGCTGAATGGTCTAGTTGACCGCGCTAAAAACCTTCAGGTCAACGGCGGGTTTGAGCCGGGTGCTGATCTTGGACCTTTGATCACACCAGAAAGCCAGAAGAGGGTCGAGGATCTCATCGCCAGTGCCGAGGCGGAGGGTGCCATAattctccttgatggacgaggctggAAGCATGCGAAGTACCCCAACGGAAACTTT GTTGGTCCGACCATCATCACGAACGTTAAGCCGCACATGAAATGCTACACTGAGGAAATCTTCGGCCCCGTACTTGTATGCTTAAGCGTCAACAGCctcgatgaagccatcaagctcatcaacaacaaccctTATGGCAATGGAGCCGCCGTGTTTACAAGGTCCGGGGCGGTAGCTGCAAAGTTCCAGAAAGAGCTCGAGGCCGGGCAGTTGGGCATTAACGTCCCAATCCCGGTGCCACTGCCAATATTCTCCTTCACCGGTAATAAGAAGTCCAGCGCTGGGACCGGGTCTCTGAACTTCTATGGCAAGGATGGGCTGAGATTTTACACGCAGTAG
- a CDS encoding NAD-binding-2 domain-containing protein, which translates to MTFSTDRSNTIGFIGLGAMGNHMLNNLISSCSSPYDVAQKASTIISMVPTGKHVQEVYVGEGNSVLSALKSMSQDQRAKTL; encoded by the exons ATGACTTTCTCAACAGACAGGTCTAATACAATCGGCttcatcggcctcggcgcCATGGGCAATCATATG CTCAACAACCTTATCTCGAG TTGCTCAT CACCTTACGATGTAGCACAGAAAGCTTCCACCATCATCAGTATGGTTCCTACCGGAAAGCACGTCCAGGAGGTCTACGTTGGAGAAGGGAATAGTGTCCTGAGCGCTCTCAAGTCAATGAGTCAAGATCAGCGCGCCAAAACTCTCTGA
- a CDS encoding Fungal-trans domain-containing protein, with product MGSSLERIERCLVSLLNNSDLGGMGLPSPSGHRESSPRTGFGTAEQGTRFQRSRQNDPTIEDFGTPEGVFMAVIDSYFTYCQNQPYSFFHEETFRQRLSEQAIPRHLVLAVMATAVRFCSHPYFSGCAVEMSVEYANRSWRLIVSDCFTVGKVAEISTVQTVALLGLFDFTAGGLRHGSAWVKVGLAVRIAQDCGLMLDNAAHLSYVAQEERRRVFWSVYLLDRLVSCGRGRPPAIVDASCHVQLPCDESIWREGLWAKTQSLDEMTNRTLSVSQRQCPLAQVIAISHILGRCAQYVLQDFNIRGPHPPWDPGSDFAGIESDLLHFEAYLEIQRPLNEMFAAHISAEGAVDSQSTGPIIFSRALFHLCYCLLNHPFLLRRRINTCRNLAPISFIKRSSDLAWLHAQQMIALIREARKLGCSFHSSSSGYAVTVAGSIIALRTYDEDSLAREQAQILLEEALLYLDMIGQHWSNVRTMASTLRRIVYDGFLGRHLNSLTQVLSFTPDEEAAIWAVVDYNTMSNQFGEDAIMNGQESDGQMPTSWTDLFGSIDYALLSNVNAATQG from the exons ATGGGATCGAGCCTAGAACG AATTGAAAGATGCCTCGTTTCGCTATTAAATAACAGTGACTTGGGTGGTATGGGATTGCCCTCACCTTCCGGGCACCGTGAGAGCAGCCCGAGGACAGGGTTTGGGACTGCAGAGCAAGGCACCAGGTTCCAACGTTCACGGCAAAATGATCCTACGATCGAGGACTTTGGAACGCCAGAGGGTGTGTTCATGGCAGTCATTGATTCATACTTTACTTACTGCCAGAATCAGCCGTACTCGTTCTTTCATGAGGAGACCTTCCGGCAACGTTTGTCGGAACAAGCTATTCCTAGACATCTAGTCCTAGCTGTCATGGCGACTGCAGTTCGATTTTGTTCACATCCGTACTTTTCGGGGTGTGCGGTGGAGATGTCTGTCGAATATGCGAACAGATCTTGGAGGCTCATCGTGTCGGATTGTTTTACCGTCGGCAAGGTGGCAGAGATATCGACAGTCCAGACGGTCGCCTTGCTAGGTTTGTTCGACTTCACTG CTGGTGGATTACGCCATGGTTCAGCGTGGGTCAAAGTTGGCCTGGCCGTTAGGATTGCACAGGATTGCGGACTCATGCTGGATAACGCAGCGCATCTCTCGTATGTGGCACAGGAAGAGCGACGACGGGTGTTTTGGTCAGTCTATCTGTTGGATCGCTTGGTCTCCTGTGGCCGCGGTCGACCACCGGCCATCGTTGACGCGTCGTGCCACGTGCAGCTGCCGTGTGACGAGTCAATATGGAGGGAGGGCCTATGGGCCAAAACACAATCGTTGGACGAGATGACAAACCGAACACTTTCAGTATCTCAACGGCAATGCCCTTTGGCTCAAGTCATTGCTATTTCGCACATCCTCGGCCGATGTGCGCAATATGTGCTTCAAGACTTCAACATCAGGGGGCCACATCCACCCTGGGATCCTGGCTCGGACTTCGCCGGCATCGAATCCGATCTTCTACATTTCGAAGCTTATTTGGAGATACAGAGACCACTTAATGAAATGTTCGCGGCCCATATCTCGGCCGAAGGAGCAGTGGACAGCCAGTCTACAGGGCCGATCATCTTCTCTCGAGCACTGTTCCATCTCTGCTATTGTCTACTCAACCATCCGTTCTTGTTACGACGCCGCATCAACACATGCCGCAACCTTGCACCTATCAGTTTCATTAAACGATCATCTGACCTAGCCTGGCTTCATGCGCAGCAGATGATCGCTCTTATCCGTGAGGCGCGCAAGTTAGGCTGCTCGTTTCACTCTTCGTCCAGCGGCTACGCAGTTACAGTCGCAGGCTCCATCATCGCGTTACGGACTTACGACGAGGACTCGCTAGCTCGCGAACAGGCTCAAATACTACTCGAAGAGGCTTTACTCTATCTGGACATGATTGGCCAGCACTGGAGTAATGTTAGAACAATG GCCTCGACACTTCGCCGAATAGTCTACGATGGGTTTTTAGGACGCCACTTGAACAGTCTCACGCAAGTTTTGAGCTTCACGCCTGACGAGGAAGCAGCTATATGGGCAGTGGTCGACTACAATACCATGTCAAACCAATTCGGCGAGGATGCGATAATGAATGGGCAGGAATCAGATGGCCAAATGCCGACTTCGTGGACTGATCTTTTTGGTTCCATTGACTATGCTTTGCTATCTAATGTAAACGCAGCGACTCAAGGGTAA
- a CDS encoding PKS-ER domain-containing protein, whose amino-acid sequence MTIVAGPCPLRRWKDACGTMFKVSKALRVAMPRVLHLGKAAGKPGEVYYPLHLKEIKKPVPADNEVLVRLKAAALNHRDLFVRHHQYPAISLDHPMLSDGYGVITELGRGVPNRSLLGENVLLTPMRGWISDPAGPEDPKKWSITGSTRLYNVGTAQDYVCVHQDEVVPAPKHLSAVEGAALPLVGLTAWRALSTKAAVQPGQNILITGIGGGVAITALQFSVAMGVNVFVTSGSQEKLDRARSLGAQGGAIYKAEKWEAGIRQQLPSSRPYIDAVIDGAGGDIVSKAVKLLKPGGVIVQYGMTISPKMNWTMPAVLLNAELKGTTMGSRQEFRDMVAFVDRKGIRPVISRTVQGLSNLRDIDLLFDEMKAGRQMGKLVIEIEGQSSPRI is encoded by the exons ATGACCATCGTCGCCGGACCGTGCCCACTGAGACGATGGAAGGATGCTTG TGGCACCATGTTCAAGGTCTCCAAGGCATTGAGAGTAGCTATGCCCCGCGTGCTCCATCTCGGTAAGGCTGCAGGCAAGCCTGGGGAGGTTTACTATCC TCTACATCTCAAGGAGATTAAGAAGCCTGTCCCTGCAGACAATGAGGTCCTCGTCCGACTCAAGGCGGCTGCGCTGAACCACCGCGACCTGTTCGTTCGGCATCATCAGTACCCCGCCATATCTCTCGACCACCCCATGCTATCAGACGGTTATGGAGTTATTACTGAGCTTGGGAGAGGGGTTCCTAATCGCTCTCTCCTCGGGGAAAACGTCCTCCTAACACCTATGCGAGGCTGGATATCAGACCCAGCTGGCCCAGAGGACCCTAAAAAATGGTCTATCACCGGATCAACCCGTCTCTACAATGTGGGCACAGCGCAAGACTATGTTTGCGTTCACCAGGACGAGGTTGTTCCGGCTCCGAAACATCTGTCTGCCGTGGAGGGGGCGGCTCTCCCACTGGTTGGACTCACAGCCTGGCGGGCATTAAGTACCAAGGCTGCTGTTCAGCCAGGACAGAACATCTTAATCACAGGCATCGGAGGTGGCGTTGCTATCACAGCTTTACAGTTCAGCGTGGCTATGGGCGTCAATGTCTTTGTTACCTCTGGTAGCCAGGAAAAGCTCGACAGAGCCAGGAGCTTGGGTGCACAAGGCGGTGCAATTTATAAAGCGGAAAAATGGGAAGCCGGCATTCGCCAGCAACTTCCTTCATCGAGGCCGTACATTGATGCTGTTATCGATGGAGCAGGCGGTGATATCGTTAGCAAAGCTGTAAAGCTTCTCAAGCCTGGTGGTGTCATTGTCCAATATGGCATGACCATTTCTCCAAAAATGAACTGGACTATGCCGGCTGTTCTTCTGAACGCAGAGTTAAAGGGAACCACGATGGGTTCCAGGCAAGAGTTTCGGGACATGGTCGCCTTCGTCGACCGCAAGGGGATCCGACCAGTGATTAGCAGAACAGTCCAAGGGCTGAGCAACCTCAGGGACATCGATCTCCTCTTTGACGAAATGAAAGCTGGACGTCAGATGGGCAAGCTTGTTATCGAGATAGAAGGCCAAAGCAGCCCCCGGATCTAA
- a CDS encoding AA-permease domain-containing protein: protein MAVSSGKSFYEHTGSATVTDVEAEHCEQAIEVTSINTNGLHRRLNNRHIQLIAIGGTIGTGLFISIGGGLAKGGPGSLLLCYCLYCCLVSLINNLAAEMVTHMPIAGGFIRLAGVWVGEALGFMIGRNFFFYEALLIPFEIVALNVIVSFWVPNIVEAGPTAGFCLGVIVLYGLLNAVAVGIFGEAEFWLSGGKVILIFILFSFTFITMVGGNPQGNAYGFHYWSFLGALVTAVFIIVGPDYISMIPAEAKHPSIYLKIAFKTIYLRFGIFFIGSALAVGIVLPYNDPELRRIHIAGEGSAIAAASPYVTAMTNMSIGVLPHVVNALLFTSIFSAGNTYTYCAVRCLYSLAVQGQAPTFLKKCTKKGIPIYCFMITMLFPFLSFHSVSSGSARALSILLSLSLVARS, encoded by the exons ATGGCTGTCAGCTCCGGGAAAAGCTTTTACGAGCACACCGGAAGCGCCACGGTCACCGATGTAGAGGCCGAACACTGTGAACAGGCCATCGAGGTCACTTCGATTAATACAAATGGTCTCCATCGCCGCCTGAATAATCGCCATATTCAGCTCATCGCTATTGGAGGAACCATAGGCACcggcctcttcatcagcatTGGCGGAGGCCTAGCTAAAGGCGGGCCAGGGAGTCTCCTTCTCTGCTACTGTCTCTACTGCTGTCTTGTATCTCTTATCAATAACTTAGCCGCTGAGATGGTCACTCACATGCCCATCGCTGGAGGCTTTATCCGGCTCGCTGGCGTTTGGGTCGGCGAGGCTCTCGGCTTTATGATTGGACGgaacttcttcttctacGAGGCTCTCTTGATCCCGTTCGAGATCGTGGCTCTGAACGTCATAGTCTCGTTCTGGGTACCAAATATCGTTGAAGCTGGTCCAACTGCTGGGTTCTGCTTAGGTGTGATCGTCTTATACGG TCTGCTCAACGCAGTGGCCGTGGGCATCTTCGGAGAGGCTGAGTTCTGGCTCTCAGGGGGCAAGGTTATCCTCATTTTCATTCTGTTTTCCTTCACCTTCATCACAATGGTCGGAGGCAACCCCCAAGGCAACGCTTACGGCTTCCACTACTGGA GCTTCCTGGGAGCCCTCGTTACTGcagtcttcatcatcgtAGGGCCCGACTATATCTCGATGATCCCAGCAGAGGCCAAACACCCCAGCATTTACCTCAAGATCGCCTTCAAGACTATTTACCTTCGCTTTGGCATCTTCTTCATTGGCAGCGCGCTTGCTGTGGGAATTGTCCTCCCTTACAACGATCCGGAGTTGCGACGCATCCATATCGCCGGCGAAGGTTCAGCAATAGCCGCCGCCTCCCCATACGTCACCGCTATGACCAACATGAGCATCGGCGTCTTGCCTCATGTTGTGAATGCTTTACTATTCACCAGCATCTTTTCTGCAGGAAATACTTATACGTACTGCGCTGTACGATGCCTTTATAGTCTTGCCGTTCAGGGGCAGGCGCCTACCTTTCTCAAGAAATGCACTAAGAAGGGTATTCCCATATACTGCTTTATGATCACCATGCTGTTCCCTTTTCTATCGTTTCACTCAGTCAGTAGCGGCTCCGCTAGGGCTTTGAGTATTCTTCTTTCGCTATCGCTGGTGGCGCGATCATGA
- a CDS encoding NAD-dependent epimerase dehydratase, which produces MSLPDSQTILVTGANGYLALHVIDQLVKNGYNVRGSVRSKKADEKVRSTFPNEYGGKVKTFFVKDLTNPEDFAGAFEDITGVIHAASPAPSNVEDAVRDMLDPAIKGATSILEAAKRYASPSFKRVVHTSSFSANLDIAKGPRAGYVYKDSDWNPITLEEAAKLKDPISLYIASKALSERAVWDWVAKQNSCFDVVSLNPSNVFGPHLESIGTLDEVRSTARLLWQLIDAKEIPELEYAGCVDVRDTAAMLVAALEAPAAGGRRFLLAHHFDWQTAADLAREALPDEIKRRIPIGKPGSGRDEAEANMYQIDGSRAADVLGVGYRPLLDTVRDTLVQLMEAEK; this is translated from the coding sequence ATGTCTTTGCCTGATTCCCAAACCATCCTTGTTACGGGCGCCAACGGCTATCTAGCCTTACACGTCATCGATCAACTCGTAAAGAATGGCTACAACGTTCGAGGCTCGGTCAGGTCTAAGAAGGCAGACGAGAAAGTACGATCAACCTTTCCAAATGAATACGGCGGGAAGGTGAAGACATTTTTTGTCAAAGACTTGACAAACCCCGAGGACTTTGCTGGGGCCTTTGAAGACATCACGGGTGTTATCCACGCAGCCAGTCCGGCACCCAGCAATGTGGAGGATGCCGTCCGCGACATGCTGGACCCGGCCATCAAAGGCGCCACCAGTATTCTTGAAGCCGCCAAACGCTACGCCAGCCCTTCGTTCAAGCGCGTTGTTCACACGTCGTCTTTTTCAGCAAATCTTGATATCGCAAAGGGCCCACGCGCTGGCTACGTTTACAAAGATTCAGACTGGAACCCTATAACCCTCGAAGAAGCGGCAAAGCTCAAGGACCCGATATCTCTGTACATCGCGTCAAAGGCACTCTCAGAGAGGGCGGTCTGGGATTGGGTGGCAAAGCAGAATTCCTGTTTCGACGTCGTTTCACTGAACCCATCCAACGTCTTTGGTCCTCATCTCGAGAGTATCGGCACTCTAGACGAGGTCAGGTCGACAGCGAGGCTGCTATGGCAGCTGATCGACGCAAAGGAGATCCCAGAACTCGAGTATGCCGGATGTGTCGACGTACGTGACACAGCCGCCATGCTTGTCGCCGCCTTGGAGGCTCCTGCTGCGGGTGGCCGGAGGTTCTTGTTGGCACATCACTTTGACTGGCAGACTGCGGCTGATCTGGCGAGGGAGGCCCTTCCggacgagatcaagaggcGGATACCCATTGGCAAACCTGGATCTGGCAGAGACGAAGCGGAGGCCAACATGTACCAAATTGATGGTAGCCGCGCGGCTGACGTTCTTGGGGTTGGCTATCGGCCGCTGTTGGATACTGTCAGAGACACGCTAGTGCAACTTATGGAGGCAGAGAAGTAA
- a CDS encoding Amidohydro-rel domain-containing protein has protein sequence MRTSLLSAFWAATFVLRALSKPILFEQGAVITYDEETQSVQVKRNHSVLIEDDRVTAIFDSSKGNVSIPPDTEVIYAGNDIISPGFIDTHRHVWQTVQRSLGGDSCLAEYLGRWSSFSLAARAFTPDVMYYSQLAGLCEALNGGVTSIVDNASGAFTQAVSDASIRATEDSGIRSFHAYHIRRGIEGFAFEDQLAHYQHLSGQFDKNGGLVSLGLAYETFDTGDSTDTEVLINLARSSNTTFIQTHFVGGPLGLENSPSLLARLDLLNSSFPVIFVHGNSVTATDANLLRRFNHYISMAPEFEMHHGQDNFNPSLVQDQAALSVGTHYSTSGDIITQARIWLQSVRQQIYQRVLRDFQFPANNPMSTKQAFHLATRAGGLALRRPDLGVIRVGAKADIAVFDGSAPGLLGWEDAITAVVLHSNIGHIKHVLVNGEWRKRDGQLYCALNETAVQAEFLKSAQAVRSFWSSVEEPMFEGEAPGTGALYRQIEKVDVVRGSLDGY, from the exons ATGCGGACCTCCCTCCTCAGCGCCTTTTGGGCGGCGACTTTTGTCCTTCGAGCTCTTTCCAAACCCATCCTGTTTGAGCAAGGAGCTGTCATCACGTACGATGAAGAAACTCAGTCGGTGCAGGTGAAACGCAATCATTCTGTCCTTATCGAAGACGATAGAGTGACCGCTATATTCGACTCGTCCAAGGGCAATGTCAGTATACCTCCTGATACCGAGGTGATCTATGCTGGCAACGACATTATCAGCCCTGGCTTCATCGACACCCACCGTCACGTCTGGCAAACCGTCCAGAGAAGCCTTGGGGGCGACAGTTGCCTGGCTGAATATCTTGGGCGCTGGTCAAGCTTTTCATTGGCTGCAAGAGCGTTCACTCCAGATGTCATGTACTACTCACAACTCGCTGGGTTATGTGAGGCATTGAACGGGGGCGTTACGTCTATTGTAGACAACGCTTCCGGAGCATTCACCCAGGCAGTCTCTGACGCCTCGATTCGAGCTACTGAAGACAGTGGGATACGTAGCTTCCACGCATACCACATACGAAGAGGAATTGAGGGCTTTGCCTTTGAAGACCAGCTGGCCCATTACCAACACCTTTCAGGCCAATTCGACAAAAATGGCGGTCTTGTCTCATTGGGTCTCGCATATGAGACATTCGATACGGGGGACTCCACGGACACTGAGGTCCTGATAAACCTGGCAAG ATCATCAAACACCACTTTTATACAGACTCATTTCGTCGGTGGACCTCTGGGTTTGGAAAACAGTCCTTCACTTTTGGCGAGGCTCGACCTACTTAACAGCTCATTCCCCGTTATTTTCGTTCACGGCAATTCTGTCACCGCGACTGACGCCAATCTCCTGCGTCGCTTCAACCACTATATATCCATGGCTCCCGAGTTCGAGATGCACCACGGCCAGGATAACTTTAATCCTTCGCTGGTGCAAGACCAGGCTGCTCTGAGCGTGGGTACTCACTATTCAACTAGTGGAGATATCATAACTCAGGCTAGGATCTGGTTGCAATCTGTTCGTCAGCAGATCTACCAGAGAGTCCTCAGAGATTTCCAGTTTCCGGCCAATAACCCAATGTCTACCAAACAAGCTTTTCACCTTGCGACTCGTGCTGGAGGGCTAGCCCTGCGTCGACCAGACCTCGGGGTCATTCGTGTGGGCGCCAAGGCCGATATCGCTGTCTTTGATGGGTCGGCACCTGGCCTACTTGGCTGGGAAGATGCTATCACAGCCGTCGTTCTTCACTCTAACATCGGTCATATTAAGCATGTGCTTGTCAACGGTGAATGGAGGAAACGGGATGGGCAACTCTATTGCGCTCTAAACGAGACTGCTGTGCAAGCCGAGTTCCTGAAGTCTGCACAAGCTGTGCGGTCTTTTTGGTCAAGTGTGGAAGAGCCCATGTTTGAAGGAGAGGCACCCGGGACGGGGGCGTTGTATCGCCAGATTGAGAAGGTCGATGTTGTTCGAGGTTCTTTGGATGGATATTAA